One genomic segment of Cloacibacillus sp. includes these proteins:
- the glgC gene encoding glucose-1-phosphate adenylyltransferase: MIHGKYGRVLGMVLAGGKGERLMPLTRYRAKPAVPFAAKYRIIDFALSNMVNSGLFSIYCLIQFKSQSLHEHIGKGWQFGSALRGRDFFVNVVPAQMWDGERWYEGTADAIFQNMHLVTLFDADCICIFAADHIYKMDVEQMLAYHMDNNADITVAAYVVPSSEASQFGCIATDTEGRIIDFVEKPAVPPEIPGRPGYSFVSMGNYIFEREILEESVLSDNERKDSTHDFGRDILPMLFKGYKLMAYDFSTNKLPGDDRPYWKDVGSIKAYWEAHMDLLRHPSALSLYNQQWPIRTVSYSDPPGFTYPANDHSCSVDGCLRAEASRVLGAYVRKSVLSRNCVINSGSVIEETIIGQNVHIGENCRLRRVIVDAYNVIPDGTSIGFDPEADAERYHVDPSSGLVVVGMPKIQLRKKLQIPGSYENMFATDGSGF; this comes from the coding sequence ATGATTCACGGAAAATATGGGCGCGTACTGGGAATGGTCCTTGCAGGAGGAAAGGGCGAGCGCCTGATGCCTTTGACAAGGTATCGGGCTAAGCCGGCCGTTCCCTTCGCCGCAAAATACCGCATCATAGATTTCGCCCTCTCTAATATGGTAAACAGCGGGCTCTTTTCAATCTACTGCCTCATTCAGTTCAAGAGCCAGTCGCTCCATGAGCATATCGGCAAGGGCTGGCAGTTCGGGAGCGCGCTGCGCGGCCGTGACTTCTTCGTCAATGTCGTCCCCGCGCAGATGTGGGACGGCGAACGCTGGTATGAAGGCACGGCGGACGCGATCTTTCAGAATATGCACCTTGTGACGCTATTTGACGCTGACTGCATCTGCATCTTCGCCGCGGACCACATCTACAAGATGGATGTTGAGCAGATGCTGGCGTATCACATGGACAACAACGCTGACATCACCGTGGCGGCCTACGTCGTCCCCTCCTCGGAGGCGAGCCAGTTCGGCTGCATAGCGACAGACACGGAGGGACGCATCATAGATTTCGTGGAGAAGCCCGCCGTTCCCCCCGAGATTCCCGGACGCCCCGGCTACAGCTTCGTCTCCATGGGCAACTACATCTTTGAGCGCGAGATCCTCGAAGAATCGGTCCTCTCAGACAACGAGCGCAAGGACAGCACCCACGACTTCGGGCGCGACATCCTGCCGATGCTCTTCAAGGGCTACAAGCTCATGGCCTACGACTTTTCGACCAACAAACTGCCCGGCGACGACCGCCCCTATTGGAAGGACGTGGGAAGCATCAAGGCCTACTGGGAGGCGCACATGGACCTGCTGCGCCACCCCTCGGCGCTCTCGCTCTACAACCAGCAGTGGCCCATCAGAACCGTATCCTATTCGGATCCGCCGGGATTCACCTACCCCGCCAACGACCACTCCTGCTCGGTGGACGGATGCCTCCGTGCAGAGGCGAGCCGCGTGCTTGGCGCGTATGTGCGCAAGAGCGTGCTCTCGCGCAACTGCGTGATAAACTCCGGCTCCGTAATCGAAGAGACGATCATCGGGCAGAACGTCCATATCGGTGAAAACTGCCGTCTGCGCCGCGTGATCGTCGACGCGTATAACGTAATACCGGACGGCACCTCAATAGGCTTCGACCCAGAGGCTGACGCCGAACGTTATCATGTGGACCCCTCGTCGGGACTCGTCGTCGTCGGCATGCCGAAGATACAGCTGCGCAAAAAACTCCAGATCCCCGGCTCCTACGAAAACATGTTCGCTACCGACGGCTCCGGCTTCTAA
- a CDS encoding CDGSH iron-sulfur domain-containing protein: protein MGEKKITILKDGPYEVTGGVPLNEMRIVPNERGESVAWMKTREYPPQESYHLCRCGHSKNRPFCDGTHAKIHFDGTETAENIPYDESCEIYEGDGMTLMDKRELCAFARFCDPNGQVWGLIEDRKNADLAVEEACNCPAGRLTVVIDGEKAEAELPQEISLIDDHPKGKRGPIWVRGGIPIIGSDGTRYEVRNRVTLCRCGQSRNKPFCDASHMTDPESDED from the coding sequence ATGGGAGAGAAAAAAATTACCATATTGAAGGACGGTCCCTACGAGGTGACGGGCGGCGTGCCCCTCAATGAGATGAGGATCGTTCCCAACGAGCGCGGAGAGTCCGTGGCCTGGATGAAGACAAGGGAATATCCGCCGCAGGAGAGCTACCATCTCTGCCGCTGCGGCCATTCAAAAAACAGGCCCTTCTGTGACGGCACGCACGCAAAGATACATTTCGACGGTACGGAGACGGCGGAAAATATCCCCTACGACGAGTCCTGCGAGATATATGAGGGCGACGGGATGACGCTGATGGATAAGAGGGAGCTCTGCGCCTTCGCGCGTTTCTGCGACCCCAACGGACAGGTGTGGGGGCTAATAGAGGACCGGAAAAACGCGGATCTCGCCGTTGAAGAGGCCTGTAACTGTCCCGCGGGGCGGCTTACGGTCGTGATAGACGGTGAGAAGGCCGAGGCGGAGCTTCCGCAGGAGATATCGCTTATAGATGACCACCCGAAGGGCAAACGCGGCCCCATATGGGTGAGGGGCGGCATTCCTATCATCGGTTCCGACGGCACGCGGTACGAGGTGAGAAACAGGGTGACGCTCTGCCGCTGCGGGCAGTCGCGCAACAAACCCTTCTGTGACGCCTCGCATATGACCGACCCTGAATCCGACGAGGATTAA
- a CDS encoding TOBE domain-containing protein, whose protein sequence is MNLSARNQLKATVAAVKKGAVNDEVSLRLADGTMLTSIITETSCENLGLKEGAEAYAVIKASNVMIGEGEGGLKLSARNQLKGKITAVTEGAVNCEILVTLAGGEKIASIITKASTERLCLKEGKEVCAIIKASDIMVGVKA, encoded by the coding sequence ATGAATCTTAGTGCACGCAATCAGCTAAAAGCTACTGTTGCCGCTGTTAAAAAGGGAGCCGTCAACGACGAAGTATCGCTTCGCCTCGCGGACGGCACGATGCTCACCTCAATCATCACCGAGACCAGCTGCGAGAACCTCGGCCTCAAAGAGGGCGCCGAAGCCTATGCGGTGATCAAAGCCTCAAACGTGATGATCGGCGAAGGCGAGGGCGGGCTGAAGCTCTCGGCACGCAACCAGCTCAAAGGCAAAATCACCGCCGTGACAGAGGGAGCGGTAAACTGCGAGATCCTCGTGACCCTCGCCGGCGGCGAAAAGATCGCCTCCATCATCACCAAGGCCAGCACCGAACGCCTCTGCCTCAAAGAGGGCAAAGAGGTCTGCGCGATAATCAAAGCCTCCGACATCATGGTTGGGGTGAAGGCGTAA
- a CDS encoding iron-sulfur cluster assembly scaffold protein, with translation MYNQKVVDYFMNPRNAGKLDDANAIGEVGNPTCGDVMKIYLKINPETEVIEDIRFETFGCAAAIATSSMVTELAKGKTIAEALKINNKDVADALGGLPPVKLHCSLLAQEGIQAAVADYYMRKDGKLPEGLAFPGNCTACGGACGGHEEEEEERFVSEDHRVAE, from the coding sequence ATGTACAACCAGAAAGTAGTAGATTATTTCATGAATCCGCGCAACGCGGGCAAGCTCGACGACGCGAACGCGATCGGCGAGGTCGGAAACCCCACCTGCGGAGACGTAATGAAAATTTACCTCAAGATTAACCCCGAGACCGAGGTGATCGAGGACATTAGATTTGAAACCTTCGGCTGCGCGGCGGCAATCGCCACCAGCTCGATGGTGACGGAGCTCGCGAAAGGCAAGACGATTGCCGAAGCTCTCAAGATAAACAACAAGGACGTCGCCGACGCCCTGGGCGGACTGCCCCCCGTGAAGCTCCACTGCTCGCTGCTCGCGCAGGAGGGCATCCAGGCGGCGGTGGCCGACTACTATATGCGCAAAGACGGGAAGCTGCCCGAAGGACTGGCCTTCCCCGGCAACTGCACGGCGTGCGGCGGTGCCTGCGGCGGCCATGAGGAAGAGGAAGAGGAGCGCTTCGTAAGCGAGGACCACCGTGTTGCAGAATAA
- a CDS encoding MOSC domain-containing protein codes for MQNKKGKIIAVCSAPKKGMIKHEIGEGTLIEGIGLEGDAHAGFMHRQVSLISMEDIRTMMAKLPNLVPGSFAENLTTEGFDLGQLKIGDRLKVGETLLEVSQIGKECHSHCEVFKQTGECIMPKKGIFTKVIKGGKVRSGDTIEFA; via the coding sequence TTGCAGAATAAAAAGGGTAAGATAATCGCCGTCTGCAGCGCCCCTAAAAAGGGCATGATAAAGCATGAGATCGGCGAGGGCACGCTCATCGAGGGCATCGGCCTCGAGGGCGACGCCCACGCGGGATTTATGCACCGCCAGGTAAGCCTCATCTCGATGGAAGACATCCGCACGATGATGGCCAAACTGCCGAACCTAGTACCGGGCAGCTTCGCCGAGAACCTCACTACCGAGGGCTTCGACCTCGGCCAGCTCAAGATCGGCGACAGGCTCAAGGTCGGCGAGACGCTGCTCGAGGTCTCGCAGATCGGCAAAGAGTGCCATTCGCACTGCGAGGTCTTTAAGCAGACGGGCGAGTGCATAATGCCGAAGAAGGGCATCTTTACCAAGGTGATAAAGGGCGGAAAGGTCAGAAGCGGGGACACGATAGAGTTCGCATAA
- a CDS encoding Rrf2 family transcriptional regulator: MAITQKCQYALRAIYELARRQTDGPCKIGAVAEAQNIPVRFLENILSSLKSAGVVDSARGKDGGYFLAKPADAITVGEVIRFIQGPLGPVECGTRMDDDCSLYEDCVFRPLWDKAREALEAVYDGTTFQDLVNQSDNSCHRPDCWCGKKNKN; this comes from the coding sequence ATGGCGATCACACAAAAATGTCAATACGCACTGAGAGCGATATATGAACTTGCGCGCCGTCAGACAGACGGCCCCTGCAAGATCGGCGCCGTCGCCGAGGCGCAGAATATTCCCGTTCGCTTTCTTGAAAATATTCTGAGCAGTCTGAAAAGCGCCGGTGTAGTAGACTCCGCGCGCGGCAAGGATGGCGGATATTTTCTTGCGAAGCCTGCCGATGCGATAACGGTCGGCGAGGTGATACGCTTCATTCAGGGTCCTCTCGGCCCTGTGGAGTGCGGGACGCGCATGGACGACGACTGTTCGCTATACGAGGACTGCGTCTTCCGGCCGCTCTGGGACAAAGCGCGCGAGGCACTTGAGGCCGTCTACGACGGCACCACCTTTCAGGACCTCGTCAATCAGTCGGATAACAGCTGCCACCGGCCGGACTGCTGGTGCGGCAAGAAGAATAAAAATTAA
- a CDS encoding heavy metal translocating P-type ATPase: protein MSHDHHHEDEHECRVHGCCDPECRGRDDHHAHHHVHGHDSGCGCASCHALDNIFSENEEDEREQQAEFRREITFLAVAGVIFLAALLLEELAPQIAPAWLFNALFIILYLATGVPVLKTALKALFKGDIFNEFTLMGGATLAAIAIGEMSEAVGVMLFYRLGEAFQERASANSRRSIKALLAQKPMTARLVVGDKIVEKDPKEIVKGDIVQVLPGEIIPIDGHVVNGVSQIDASAITGESMPAAVSSGSEVHGGTLSLDGLLLIEAAGPFEDSTIARMLEMVQNAVERKSPTERFITRFSKWYTPAVFFLAAAVMTLPPLAGYGSWHEWIYRGLVLLVISCPCALVISIPLGYFGGIGAASKNGILVKGANVFDAVGNVDIAVFDKTGTLTYGRFRLAKTLPAPGVSERELLDTAALAENGSTHPVAKSIMAAAGERPVPAGASITQIPGKGMICRLGGDTVASGNAALMADFGVTAPEIGEHGTIVHVMKNSRYMGSMVVADEIRPESAETVAELRRLGIKGVYMLTGDRNDTATAVARELKLDGYKAELLPGDKVDALKDICHGDTKKTIYVGDGVNDGPVLVTSETGIAMGGFGSQVAVEVADAVILDDSPAKVADLLRIAKKTRAIVWENVVMALGVKGIFLIFGVAGLAGLWEAVFADVGVALLAILNSTRATRIK from the coding sequence ATGAGCCACGACCATCATCACGAAGACGAACATGAATGCCGGGTGCATGGCTGCTGCGATCCCGAATGCAGGGGCCGCGACGATCATCATGCGCACCACCACGTACACGGACATGACAGCGGCTGCGGCTGCGCCTCGTGCCATGCGCTCGACAATATATTCAGCGAAAACGAAGAGGACGAGAGGGAACAGCAGGCCGAGTTCCGCCGTGAGATAACCTTTCTCGCGGTCGCGGGCGTCATCTTTTTAGCCGCGCTGCTGCTTGAGGAGCTCGCGCCGCAGATCGCGCCAGCCTGGCTCTTCAATGCCCTCTTCATCATCCTCTACCTCGCGACTGGCGTTCCCGTCTTAAAGACGGCCCTCAAAGCGCTCTTCAAAGGCGATATCTTCAACGAGTTCACGCTGATGGGCGGCGCGACGCTGGCCGCGATCGCCATCGGCGAGATGTCGGAGGCGGTCGGAGTCATGCTCTTCTACCGCCTTGGCGAGGCATTTCAGGAACGCGCCTCCGCCAACTCCCGCCGCTCGATAAAGGCGCTGCTCGCGCAGAAACCGATGACGGCGCGGCTGGTGGTCGGCGATAAGATCGTTGAAAAGGACCCGAAGGAGATCGTGAAGGGAGACATCGTGCAGGTGCTTCCCGGAGAGATAATCCCCATCGACGGCCATGTGGTAAACGGCGTCTCGCAGATCGACGCCTCGGCGATCACCGGCGAATCCATGCCCGCCGCCGTGTCAAGTGGCAGCGAGGTACACGGAGGCACGCTCTCGCTCGACGGGCTGCTGTTAATCGAGGCGGCGGGGCCCTTTGAGGATTCGACCATCGCGCGGATGCTTGAAATGGTGCAGAACGCCGTCGAACGCAAGTCTCCGACGGAGCGCTTCATCACCAGATTCTCCAAGTGGTACACCCCCGCCGTGTTCTTCCTCGCCGCCGCGGTGATGACCCTGCCTCCGCTGGCGGGTTACGGCAGCTGGCACGAATGGATATACCGCGGGCTGGTCCTGCTCGTCATCTCCTGCCCCTGCGCGCTCGTCATCTCGATACCGCTCGGCTACTTCGGCGGCATCGGCGCGGCCTCCAAGAACGGCATCCTCGTGAAAGGGGCGAACGTATTCGACGCCGTGGGCAATGTCGATATCGCGGTATTCGACAAGACCGGCACCCTCACATACGGACGGTTCAGGCTGGCCAAGACTCTGCCAGCCCCGGGGGTAAGCGAACGCGAGCTGCTCGACACCGCGGCGCTGGCGGAAAACGGATCCACCCATCCGGTGGCGAAATCGATCATGGCCGCCGCCGGCGAACGCCCCGTTCCCGCTGGCGCCTCGATAACACAGATACCGGGCAAGGGAATGATCTGCCGTCTCGGCGGCGACACAGTCGCCTCGGGCAACGCCGCGCTGATGGCGGATTTCGGCGTGACGGCGCCGGAGATAGGCGAACATGGCACCATCGTTCATGTCATGAAAAACAGCAGATACATGGGCTCGATGGTCGTCGCCGACGAGATACGCCCCGAATCGGCGGAGACAGTCGCCGAACTGCGCCGCCTCGGCATCAAAGGCGTCTACATGCTGACGGGAGACCGCAACGATACGGCGACGGCGGTCGCGAGAGAGCTGAAGCTTGACGGTTACAAGGCGGAGCTGCTGCCGGGCGACAAGGTCGACGCGCTGAAAGACATCTGTCACGGCGACACAAAAAAGACGATATATGTCGGTGACGGCGTTAACGACGGCCCCGTGCTCGTCACCTCCGAAACGGGGATCGCCATGGGCGGCTTCGGCTCGCAGGTCGCCGTCGAGGTGGCCGACGCCGTGATACTCGACGACTCCCCCGCCAAAGTGGCGGATCTGCTGCGCATCGCGAAAAAGACGCGCGCCATCGTCTGGGAAAACGTCGTGATGGCTCTCGGCGTGAAGGGTATATTCCTTATCTTCGGCGTCGCGGGGCTAGCAGGCCTATGGGAGGCGGTATTCGCCGACGTCGGCGTCGCGCTGCTCGCGATCCTCAACTCGACGAGGGCCACGAGGATAAAATAG
- the nifS gene encoding cysteine desulfurase NifS encodes MAPREVYLDNSATTKVDPRVTEAMLPYFSEKYGNPNSLHKFGREARTAIDNARAQVASLINAKPTDIIFTGAGSEADNLAIKGAAWALKEKGKGSHIITSSIEHHAILDTVKWLGKMGFEYTILPVDGKGFVSPADLEAAIRPDTILATIMFANNEIGTIQPVKELGEVCRRHGVMFHVDGVQAAGHIKIDVEQLPIDMMTMAAHKMYGPKGLGALYVRRGVKLIPTLHGGGQEFGLRSGTENVPGIVGFGVAVEIAKERLERGDDKKLAQLRDYFINGVLSRIPESHLTGATGDARLPFHTSFTVKYIEGEGMLLLLDAAGIAASSGSACTSGSLEASYVLLATGLDHTTAHGSVRLTMSHDTTKEDIDYVLEKFPEIVEKLRAMSPFYKK; translated from the coding sequence ATGGCACCACGTGAAGTATATCTTGACAACTCGGCAACGACAAAAGTAGATCCAAGGGTAACGGAGGCGATGCTTCCCTATTTCTCCGAGAAGTACGGCAACCCCAACAGCCTCCATAAGTTCGGGCGCGAGGCGCGCACGGCTATAGACAACGCGCGCGCGCAGGTGGCGTCGCTGATAAACGCAAAGCCCACAGACATCATCTTCACAGGCGCCGGCAGCGAGGCCGACAACCTGGCTATCAAGGGGGCGGCCTGGGCGCTGAAAGAGAAGGGCAAGGGCAGCCATATAATCACGAGCTCCATCGAACACCACGCCATCCTCGACACCGTCAAATGGCTTGGTAAGATGGGCTTTGAATATACGATCCTCCCCGTCGACGGCAAGGGATTTGTCTCTCCCGCCGACCTTGAGGCGGCGATCCGTCCCGATACGATACTGGCGACGATCATGTTCGCCAACAACGAGATCGGTACGATCCAGCCCGTTAAGGAGCTCGGCGAGGTCTGCCGCAGGCACGGCGTAATGTTCCATGTCGACGGCGTGCAGGCGGCGGGACATATCAAGATCGACGTAGAGCAGCTGCCAATAGACATGATGACGATGGCGGCGCACAAAATGTACGGCCCGAAGGGGCTCGGCGCGCTCTATGTCCGCAGGGGCGTCAAGCTGATCCCGACACTCCACGGCGGCGGTCAGGAGTTTGGACTCCGCTCCGGAACGGAAAACGTTCCCGGGATCGTCGGCTTCGGCGTGGCGGTGGAGATCGCGAAGGAGCGTCTGGAGCGCGGCGATGACAAGAAGCTCGCGCAGCTGCGCGACTATTTCATCAACGGCGTCCTTTCAAGGATACCGGAGTCGCATCTCACGGGAGCTACAGGAGACGCCCGCCTGCCCTTCCACACGAGCTTTACGGTCAAATACATCGAGGGAGAGGGCATGCTGCTTCTGCTCGACGCGGCGGGCATCGCCGCCTCCAGCGGCTCAGCCTGCACCTCCGGCAGTCTTGAAGCGAGCTACGTGCTGCTCGCCACCGGGCTCGACCACACTACGGCGCACGGTTCGGTGCGTCTCACGATGAGCCACGACACGACAAAAGAAGATATCGACTACGTGCTTGAGAAGTTCCCCGAGATAGTGGAAAAGCTCCGCGCGATGTCGCCGTTTTATAAAAAGTAA